The Paenibacillus sp. FSL R7-0204 genome includes a region encoding these proteins:
- the rpe gene encoding ribulose-phosphate 3-epimerase produces the protein MVKIAPSILSADFAALGAEVAEAEASGADWIHVDVMDGHFVPNITLGPAIVSAVRAHTSLPLDVHLMIENPERYIADFAAAGASVITVHAEACVHLHRVIHQIKELGLMAGVAINPATPAAAVREVLEDVDMVLVMTVNPGFGGQAFIPRTLHKITQLRKWAEEIHHKGLHIEVDGGVAEATAPLVAEAGADVLVAGNAVFGRSDRAGAIKAIREAADSAVRQ, from the coding sequence ATGGTAAAAATTGCTCCTTCCATATTGTCAGCAGATTTCGCAGCGCTTGGCGCAGAGGTGGCCGAAGCGGAAGCCAGCGGTGCGGACTGGATTCATGTAGATGTGATGGACGGACATTTTGTGCCGAATATTACGCTGGGTCCCGCGATTGTGTCAGCGGTGAGAGCTCATACTTCTTTACCTCTGGATGTACATTTAATGATTGAGAACCCGGAACGCTATATTGCTGATTTTGCGGCTGCGGGCGCATCTGTGATTACAGTTCACGCCGAAGCCTGCGTACATCTGCACCGTGTAATCCATCAGATCAAAGAGCTCGGCCTGATGGCAGGGGTGGCCATTAATCCGGCTACACCGGCTGCGGCAGTGCGTGAGGTCCTGGAGGATGTGGATATGGTACTTGTGATGACCGTCAATCCGGGCTTCGGCGGGCAGGCCTTCATTCCGCGCACACTGCATAAGATTACGCAGCTCCGGAAGTGGGCTGAAGAGATTCATCATAAGGGTCTGCATATCGAGGTAGACGGCGGAGTGGCCGAAGCTACGGCACCGCTCGTAGCTGAAGCAGGGGCGGATGTGCTTGTGGCAGGTAATGCAGTGTTCGGCCGCAGCGACCGCGCAGGAGCGATCAAAGCCATTCGTGAGGCGGCGGACAGTGCAGTCCGGCAATAG